One stretch of Pomacea canaliculata isolate SZHN2017 linkage group LG1, ASM307304v1, whole genome shotgun sequence DNA includes these proteins:
- the LOC112575579 gene encoding uncharacterized protein LOC112575579 isoform X1 produces MSTSVTNTGGRTTMTTGKKKSSSISALESFEQISTPWKETSDKPTANDRTSTKNLTTTRKAVSTSRKTTKTTTITTTGDPCGVTLGPHNSYLQDNLDIVRQKCREFHACTVELYKSENLHRILAGDNIQLRNICGLLYQNVSGDSISNNQCSSREKDSIKELLSEELSSHLKEKVTKKRIWEKFRTCFDKTPDENTYLDKLCRSKVNSTLPLCNDTDVQTTTETFLNDKFREYNYRCNCKTDNNLTASSLPSRALIGGVCGGVMILLLIVIIIVLCVRQRKLKHRLTKRTGNTTAPNQQFLSFPAGDQTSLSGFVFKDSAGRLPETRRNNPRHRPAGPPPRVPERYVPYQLPATTSPNDQEHLEQLPVVYSCQELPEGRGSGRFSDQHSLQDNPYSLAKHVTLSPLSERKTRAAFTWGSPDFHKVATKSVMGNKQDGGYNCLVRGSQDIGVELRPSKQSVQSTGNGGGNSCDNSEYFELEPIAGVS; encoded by the exons ATGAGTACATCAGTCACAAACACAGGCGGTCGGACTACGATGACAACAGGCAAGAAAAAATCATCCTCTATCAGTGCACTGGAAAGTTTTGAACAAATATCGACTCCATGGAAAGAGACTTCAG ACAAACCAACTGCCAACGACAGAACATCTACAAAGAATTTGACTACCACACGTAAAGCTGTCAGTACTTCTAGGAAAACTACAAAGACGACAACAATAACAACTACAGGTGATCCTTGTGGTGTCACCTTAG GACCACACAActcttatttacaagacaacCTCGACATCGTGCGACAGAAGTGCAGGGAGTTTCATGCCTGTACCGTGGAGCTGTATAAGTCTGAGAACCTTCACCGCATCCTGGCCGGCGACAACATTCAGCTCCGTAACATCTGTGG TCTGTTGTACCAAAATGTCAGCGGCGACAGCATTTCGAACAACCAATGCTCCTCTCGAGAAAAAGACTCCATCAAGGAATTATTGAGTGAAGAGTTATCATCCCatctaaaagaaaaagttacaaaaaagagAATCTGGGAAAAATTCAGAACCTGCTTCGACAAGACCCCAGACGAAAATACATACCTCGACAAACTGTGCAG GTCAAAGGTAAACTCCACACTTCCGCTGTGCAACGACACTGATGTACAGACGACAACAGAGACTTTTCTCAACGACAAGTTCAGAGAATATAACTATCGCTGTAACTGCAAGACTGACAACAATTTGacag CCTCGTCCTTACCTTCGAGGGCGCTGATTGGCGGGGTTTGTGGCGGGGTGATGATATTGCTgcttatcgtcatcatcatcgtcctctGCGTGCGACAACGGAAGCTCAAACATCGTCT GACGAAGCGAACTGGAAACACGACGGCACCCAATcaacaatttttgtcttttccagcAGGTGATCAGACTTCTCTCAGTG gttttgtttttaaagattctgCTGGTCGTTTACCCGAGACTCGGCGGAACAATCCAAGACACCGACCTGCCGGACCTCCCCCGCGGGTGCCCGAGCGTTACGTCCCTTACCAACTTCCGGCGACCACCAGCCCCAACGACCAAGAGCACCTGGAGCAGCTGCCGGTTGTGTACTCGTGCCAGGAGCTGCCTGAAGGCCGTGGTTCTGGAAGGTTTAGTGACCAACATTCTTTGCAGGACAATCCGTACTCCCTTGCCAAGCACGTGACTCTCTCTCCTCTCAGCGAGAGAAAGACGAGGGCGGCATTTACCTGGGGAAGCCCTGACTTTCACAAGGTGGCCACGAAATCCGTAATGGGaaacaaacaagatggcggCTACAACTGTCTTGTCAGGGGCTCACAAGACATCGGCGTAGAGCTACGTCCTTCTAAACAATCAGTTCAGTCGACAGGAAACGGCGGAGGCAACAGTTGCGATAATTCTGAATATTTTGAGCTCGAACCTATAGCTGGCGTGAGTTAA
- the LOC112563082 gene encoding uncharacterized protein LOC112563082 isoform X1, with product MTSCVDADVDDNIAFPVGTVICSRASTTTVPTIETSADSFEQVTTPEQILGTATGGSTQATERTTMTSTSVAAATTRAPCNVNLEQLSAVYNLDNIRQQCNEFHACTVELYKSENLHRILAGDNIQLRNICGLMYRNNNNSSYRILEQQCSTQERESIKGLLEEKLSSVFDDPSEGEGTETWLKLKTCLDGAPDDDQYINKLCRLKGNSTAPLCNQPDVQKTTETFFNAKLRELHCQCDAVINTPAPSLPLRALIGGACGGALILILLVIIIVLCVRHRKLRRRLKTESKRSGNKTSPTDSSWLSNQGIRNHSQAPEARVMRDSPGINLPPRHRGYPSVTSHYQHPAPASPSDSNYIELLPDVACIYRQQGLPGDRGHGLVSNHPRDRPYDLAKNVAPSPATERRMRMECPSGRYDRPLETIDMKSMGKSKPQGGYNHLGLQRGTPEVGKRSQPLTRQVAESEDAGERNCSNEHSYFEVEPTDTTKV from the exons ATGACTTCATGTGTTGATGCTGACGTTGATGACAACATCGCTTTCCCGGTAGGCACAGTCATCTGCAGTCGGGCCTCTACGACGACTGTGCCGACGATAGAAACCTCCGCGGATAGTTTTGAACAAGTGACTACTCCAGAACAGATTTTAG GCACAGCCACTGGCGGAAGCACACAAGCGACCGAACGGACAACAATGACATCTacatctgttgctgctgcaacTACCAGAGCTCCTTGTAACGTGAACTTAG AACAACTCAGTGCTGTTTACAACCTCGACAATATACGACAACAATGCAACGAGTTTCACGCCTGTACCGTGGAGCTGTATAAGTCTGAGAACCTTCACCGCATCCTGGCCGGCGACAACATTCAGCTCCGTAACATCTGTGG GCTGATGTAccgaaacaacaacaacagcagctacCGGATTCTGGAACAGCAGTGCTCAACTCAGGAGAGAGAATCCATCAAAGGCTTGCTGGAGGAGAAGTTGTCGTCTGTGTTTGACGATCCTTCTGAAGGAGAAGGCACCGAGACTTGGTTGAAACTCAAAACTTGCCTTGACGGAGCCCCTGACGACGACCAGTACATAAATAAATTGTGCAG GTTGAAGGGAAACTCCACAGCTCCACTGTGTAATCAACCTGATGTGCAGAAGACAACAGAAACGTTTTTCAACGCCAAGCTGAGAGAACTTCACTGTCAATGTGATGCTGTCATCAACACACCCG CTCCATCCTTACCTCTGAGGGCGCTGATTGGCGGGGCCTGTGGCGGGGCGCTGATACTCAttctcctcgtcatcatcatcgttctCTGCGTTCGACATCGAAAGCTCCGGCGTCGTCT GAAGACAGAGTCAAAGCGTTCTGGAAACAAGACTTCACCAACCGACAGTTCTTGGCTTTCCAACCAAGGAATCCGCAATCACTCTCAG GCACCCGAAGCTCGGGTGATGCGCGACAGCCCAGGCATCAACCTGCCACCCAGGCACCGCGGCTACCCGAGCGTTACATCCCATTACCAACATCCAGCCCCCGCCAGCCCCAGCGACAGCAACTACATCGAGCTTCTACCTGACGTCGCCTGCATCTACCGTCAGCAGGGGTTGCCTGGAGACCGCGGCCATGGACTGGTCAGCAACCATCCACGGGACCGTCCGTACGACCTGGCCAAGAACGTGGCGCCATCTCCCGCCACCGAGAGAAGGATGAGGATGGAATGCCCGTCGGGACGATATGACAGGCCGCTGGAGACGATCGACATGAAATCCATGGGGAAGAGCAAACCTCAAGGTGGCTACAACCACCTGGGTCTCCAAAGGGGGACCCCAGAGGTCGGGAAGAGGTCACAGCCGCTCACGCGCCAGGTGGCGGAGTCCGAGGATGCTGGGGAGCGCAATTGTTCTAACGAGCACAGTTATTTTGAAGTAGAGCCCACTGACACTACTAAAGTGTAG
- the LOC112563082 gene encoding uncharacterized protein LOC112563082 isoform X2 — protein MTSCVDADVDDNIAFPVGTVICSRASTTTVPTIETSADSFEQVTTPEQILEQLSAVYNLDNIRQQCNEFHACTVELYKSENLHRILAGDNIQLRNICGLMYRNNNNSSYRILEQQCSTQERESIKGLLEEKLSSVFDDPSEGEGTETWLKLKTCLDGAPDDDQYINKLCRLKGNSTAPLCNQPDVQKTTETFFNAKLRELHCQCDAVINTPAPSLPLRALIGGACGGALILILLVIIIVLCVRHRKLRRRLKTESKRSGNKTSPTDSSWLSNQGIRNHSQAPEARVMRDSPGINLPPRHRGYPSVTSHYQHPAPASPSDSNYIELLPDVACIYRQQGLPGDRGHGLVSNHPRDRPYDLAKNVAPSPATERRMRMECPSGRYDRPLETIDMKSMGKSKPQGGYNHLGLQRGTPEVGKRSQPLTRQVAESEDAGERNCSNEHSYFEVEPTDTTKV, from the exons ATGACTTCATGTGTTGATGCTGACGTTGATGACAACATCGCTTTCCCGGTAGGCACAGTCATCTGCAGTCGGGCCTCTACGACGACTGTGCCGACGATAGAAACCTCCGCGGATAGTTTTGAACAAGTGACTACTCCAGAACAGATTTTAG AACAACTCAGTGCTGTTTACAACCTCGACAATATACGACAACAATGCAACGAGTTTCACGCCTGTACCGTGGAGCTGTATAAGTCTGAGAACCTTCACCGCATCCTGGCCGGCGACAACATTCAGCTCCGTAACATCTGTGG GCTGATGTAccgaaacaacaacaacagcagctacCGGATTCTGGAACAGCAGTGCTCAACTCAGGAGAGAGAATCCATCAAAGGCTTGCTGGAGGAGAAGTTGTCGTCTGTGTTTGACGATCCTTCTGAAGGAGAAGGCACCGAGACTTGGTTGAAACTCAAAACTTGCCTTGACGGAGCCCCTGACGACGACCAGTACATAAATAAATTGTGCAG GTTGAAGGGAAACTCCACAGCTCCACTGTGTAATCAACCTGATGTGCAGAAGACAACAGAAACGTTTTTCAACGCCAAGCTGAGAGAACTTCACTGTCAATGTGATGCTGTCATCAACACACCCG CTCCATCCTTACCTCTGAGGGCGCTGATTGGCGGGGCCTGTGGCGGGGCGCTGATACTCAttctcctcgtcatcatcatcgttctCTGCGTTCGACATCGAAAGCTCCGGCGTCGTCT GAAGACAGAGTCAAAGCGTTCTGGAAACAAGACTTCACCAACCGACAGTTCTTGGCTTTCCAACCAAGGAATCCGCAATCACTCTCAG GCACCCGAAGCTCGGGTGATGCGCGACAGCCCAGGCATCAACCTGCCACCCAGGCACCGCGGCTACCCGAGCGTTACATCCCATTACCAACATCCAGCCCCCGCCAGCCCCAGCGACAGCAACTACATCGAGCTTCTACCTGACGTCGCCTGCATCTACCGTCAGCAGGGGTTGCCTGGAGACCGCGGCCATGGACTGGTCAGCAACCATCCACGGGACCGTCCGTACGACCTGGCCAAGAACGTGGCGCCATCTCCCGCCACCGAGAGAAGGATGAGGATGGAATGCCCGTCGGGACGATATGACAGGCCGCTGGAGACGATCGACATGAAATCCATGGGGAAGAGCAAACCTCAAGGTGGCTACAACCACCTGGGTCTCCAAAGGGGGACCCCAGAGGTCGGGAAGAGGTCACAGCCGCTCACGCGCCAGGTGGCGGAGTCCGAGGATGCTGGGGAGCGCAATTGTTCTAACGAGCACAGTTATTTTGAAGTAGAGCCCACTGACACTACTAAAGTGTAG
- the LOC112575579 gene encoding uncharacterized protein LOC112575579 isoform X2, translating into MSTSVTNTGGRTTMTTGKKKSSSISALESFEQISTPWKETSDKPTANDRTSTKNLTTTRKAVSTSRKTTKTTTITTTGDPCGVTLGPHNSYLQDNLDIVRQKCREFHACTVELYKSENLHRILAGDNIQLRNICGLLYQNVSGDSISNNQCSSREKDSIKELLSEELSSHLKEKVTKKRIWEKFRTCFDKTPDENTYLDKLCRSKVNSTLPLCNDTDVQTTTETFLNDKFREYNYRCNCKTDNNLTASSLPSRALIGGVCGGVMILLLIVIIIVLCVRQRKLKHRLTKRTGNTTAPNQQFLSFPAGDQTSLSDSAGRLPETRRNNPRHRPAGPPPRVPERYVPYQLPATTSPNDQEHLEQLPVVYSCQELPEGRGSGRFSDQHSLQDNPYSLAKHVTLSPLSERKTRAAFTWGSPDFHKVATKSVMGNKQDGGYNCLVRGSQDIGVELRPSKQSVQSTGNGGGNSCDNSEYFELEPIAGVS; encoded by the exons ATGAGTACATCAGTCACAAACACAGGCGGTCGGACTACGATGACAACAGGCAAGAAAAAATCATCCTCTATCAGTGCACTGGAAAGTTTTGAACAAATATCGACTCCATGGAAAGAGACTTCAG ACAAACCAACTGCCAACGACAGAACATCTACAAAGAATTTGACTACCACACGTAAAGCTGTCAGTACTTCTAGGAAAACTACAAAGACGACAACAATAACAACTACAGGTGATCCTTGTGGTGTCACCTTAG GACCACACAActcttatttacaagacaacCTCGACATCGTGCGACAGAAGTGCAGGGAGTTTCATGCCTGTACCGTGGAGCTGTATAAGTCTGAGAACCTTCACCGCATCCTGGCCGGCGACAACATTCAGCTCCGTAACATCTGTGG TCTGTTGTACCAAAATGTCAGCGGCGACAGCATTTCGAACAACCAATGCTCCTCTCGAGAAAAAGACTCCATCAAGGAATTATTGAGTGAAGAGTTATCATCCCatctaaaagaaaaagttacaaaaaagagAATCTGGGAAAAATTCAGAACCTGCTTCGACAAGACCCCAGACGAAAATACATACCTCGACAAACTGTGCAG GTCAAAGGTAAACTCCACACTTCCGCTGTGCAACGACACTGATGTACAGACGACAACAGAGACTTTTCTCAACGACAAGTTCAGAGAATATAACTATCGCTGTAACTGCAAGACTGACAACAATTTGacag CCTCGTCCTTACCTTCGAGGGCGCTGATTGGCGGGGTTTGTGGCGGGGTGATGATATTGCTgcttatcgtcatcatcatcgtcctctGCGTGCGACAACGGAAGCTCAAACATCGTCT GACGAAGCGAACTGGAAACACGACGGCACCCAATcaacaatttttgtcttttccagcAGGTGATCAGACTTCTCTCAGTG attctgCTGGTCGTTTACCCGAGACTCGGCGGAACAATCCAAGACACCGACCTGCCGGACCTCCCCCGCGGGTGCCCGAGCGTTACGTCCCTTACCAACTTCCGGCGACCACCAGCCCCAACGACCAAGAGCACCTGGAGCAGCTGCCGGTTGTGTACTCGTGCCAGGAGCTGCCTGAAGGCCGTGGTTCTGGAAGGTTTAGTGACCAACATTCTTTGCAGGACAATCCGTACTCCCTTGCCAAGCACGTGACTCTCTCTCCTCTCAGCGAGAGAAAGACGAGGGCGGCATTTACCTGGGGAAGCCCTGACTTTCACAAGGTGGCCACGAAATCCGTAATGGGaaacaaacaagatggcggCTACAACTGTCTTGTCAGGGGCTCACAAGACATCGGCGTAGAGCTACGTCCTTCTAAACAATCAGTTCAGTCGACAGGAAACGGCGGAGGCAACAGTTGCGATAATTCTGAATATTTTGAGCTCGAACCTATAGCTGGCGTGAGTTAA
- the LOC112563091 gene encoding uncharacterized protein LOC112563091 — protein MEKYYDDNDDEPTWEDLADCLNNTADLDKLCRLQVEQPLCHSVEIESKTEKLFNTKLRTLHCYCEGLSPGLSRDRSALIGWTCGGVLAVMMLLVVIAVLHIRKRKRKSRLQSEAQRSANVTSSADDTLSTYEIVDDHFQGPNSWSERIKSWHSRDQATSGLPPRDLSYQPPHTTSSGDHHSEDSAPDIVFLSPRQGLPAPHL, from the exons ATGGAAAAatattatgatgataatgatgatgagccGACCTGGGAGGACCTTGCTGACTGCCTAAACAATACGGCGGATCTAGACAAGCTCTGCAG GTTACAAGTGGAGCAGCCTCTGTGCCACTCTGTTGAGATAGAGTCAAAAACGGAGAAGCTTTTCAACACCAAGCTGAGGACACTGCACTGCTACTGCGAAGGTTTATCTCCAGGTTTATCTCGAG ACCGGAGCGCGCTGATTGGCTGGACCTGTGGTGGAGTGCTAGCGGTGATGATGCTCCTCGTCGTAATCGCTGTCCTCCACATCAGGAAACGCAAACGCAAGAGTCGTCT cCAGAGCGAGGCGCAGCGCTCGGccaacgtgacgtcatcagccgATGACACCTTGTCTACCTACGAAATCGTCGATGATCACTTTCAG GGACCGAACTCGTGGTCGGAGAGAATAAAATCGTGGCACAGTAGGGACCAGGCGACCTCCGGCTTACCTCCCCGCGACCTGTCCTACCAGCCTCCACACACCACCAGCTCCGGCGACCACCACAGCGAGGACTCAGCTCCAGATATCGTCTTTCTCTCACCTAGACAGGGGCTACCTGCACCGCACCTCTAG
- the LOC112574827 gene encoding uncharacterized protein LOC112574827 translates to MTEVVDTDDILNGNVSTSRCNETTTTTATVIPTQTTMNNVLNTSKQTSTSGKTTRRNMNKPKGTTKNLVTTTTATTSETCAKTLGKHNFYLKDNLDIVRQKCSEFHACTVELYKSENLHRILAGDNIQLRNICGLLYQSTNGGYRVLDNQCSAQERESIKELLGDEELSSFLEGSSPGEGSWGKLKTCLDNTQGDNTYLDKLCRLKGNSTLPLCNATEVQSETENFFNTKLRHHHCVCDTVTDLSAPPLALIGGLCGGALAFLLVVIIIVLCVRQRKLKRRLSTVSKCSDNKMSPTDETSFVDQGIRDHSKTCNLTCQVPDTRRNPPANQPPRLPERYVPYQLPETTSHSDYDVLPDVACVLPEDRGSGTFGDQRSPQDNPERVAPSSDRKTRLSVRHEGPAGMEMKSDGGYTPLGLTPTLMVRRPSADSEEGGSHNSSRNPSYFELELS, encoded by the exons atgaCAGAAGTTGTCGATACTGACGACATCCTCAATGGTAACGTAAGCACGAGTAGATGCAATgaaacaacaacgacgacagcGACGGTAATACCGACACAAACTACAATGAACAATGTACTCAACACTAGTAAACAAACATCGACTTCAG GTAAAACAACCAGGAGAAACATGAACAAGCCCAAAGGGACAACTAAGAATTTAGTGACTACGACTACTGCAACTACAAGTGAAACTTGTGCCAAGACCTTAG gaaAACACAACTTTTATCTAAAGGACAACCTCGACATCGTGCGACAGAAGTGCAGCGAGTTTCACGCCTGTACCGTGGAGCTGTATAAGTCTGAGAACCTTCACCGCATCCTGGCCGGCGACAACATTCAGCTCCGTAACATCTGTGG TCTGTTGTATCAAAGCACCAACGGCGGCTACAGGGTTCTGGACAACCAGTGTTCAGCTCAGGAGAGAGAATCCATCAAGGAATTACTGGGTGATGAGGAGTTATCATCCTTTCTAGAAGGAAGCAGCCCAGGAGAGGGCAGCTGGGGGAAACTCAAAACCTGTTTAGACAACACCCAAGGCGACAACACATACCTAGATAAACTGTGCAG GTTAAAGGGCAACTCCACACTTCCGCTATGCAACGCAACTGAAGTACAGTCGGAGACAGAGAATTTCTTCAACACCAAGCTGAGACACCATCACTGTGTCTGTGACactgttactgatttgtctg cccCGCCTCTGGCTCTGATTGGCGGGCTCTGTGGCGGAGCACTGGCGTTCCTgctcgtcgtcatcatcatcgtcctctGTGTACGACAACGAAAACTCAAGCGTCGTCT GTCCACCGTGTCCAAGTGCTCCGACAACAAGATGTCACCGACCGACGAGACTTCTTTTGTCGACCAGGGTATCCGCGATCACTCTAAGACATGCAACTTAACATGTCAa GTACCCGATACCAGGCGGAATCCACCTGCTAACCAGCCGCCGCGGTTGCCCGAGCGTTACGTCCCTTATCAACTCCCGGAGACCACCAGCCACAGCGACTACGACGTCCTGCCAGACGTCGCCTGTGTGTTGCCTGAAGACCGCGGCTCTGGGACGTTCGGCGACCAACGTTCTCCACAGGATAATCCTGAGCGTGTGGCGCCCTCTAGCGACAGGAAGACGAGACTGTCAGTGAGGCACGAGGGGCCGGCAGGGATGGAGATGAAATCAGATGGCGGCTACACCCCGCTGGGGCTCACTCCCACTTTGATGGTCAGACGTCCGTCTGCTGATTCGGAAGAAGGTGGAAGTCACAACAGTTCTCGCAACCCTTCATATTTTGAACTGGAACTTTCTTAA